The region TAGTAAGAGACGTAAGCGTATCTTCCATCTGTTTTTTAGGTGCAAAAATAAGCGTAGAGAGGACATACCCCCATCCTATAGCTACGAGTAAAACCAAAGCGCCCGCTATAAAAAAATTAATCTCAGTAAGATTCCAACTCCCTAAAAAACGAGATACTGCAGTAATCAGCGTAAACATGGTCACAAAGTAGATGACCGTACCAAAGATAATCTCTTTTTTACGACTCAGCATTTCACATCCTTTCATTTAGTGAAAAGATTGCATCAGGCTTTAGCCTAGAAGTTCCTCGCTTGTACTGAACTTCACATAAATCATTTAGTGATTTATTGCATTGTATTTTAATACTTATAATTCTTGTCATTTAATACTCATTTGGTAACCTACTCCACGTACATTCTGTATCTGCGTAGGGAAATATTTTTTAAGTTGCGCGATATACACTCTTAATGCCCCATCACTAGCTTCTTCTGAAGAACTCCAAAGACGTTCTTTTATTTGATCTAAAGGGACCACTCGTCCCTGGCCTTCTAACAAAGTAAGAAGAAGTTCGCTCCCTTTCATACTCAATTCCAATGCTTTATCGTTCTGATACAAGGTCTTTGTCAAGATATCGAACTGATAGGTATCTATCTGTACGATCTCACTACGTACCTGTCTGCGTAGTACAGCCTGCATACGCAAGAAAAGTTCATCCAGATCTACAGGCTTATGGATGTAATCATCCCCTCCTTTTTCAAAACCCTCTTTGAGTGATGCTTTGTCTTCTCTGGAGGTAATAAAGATACAAGGTGTATCATCCCCGCTTTGACGTAATTTTTCTAAAAGTTCAAAACCATTTTCATAGGGTAGGTTGACATCAAAAAGATAGAGGTCAAACACATGTTCATAGGTGAGATCAAGTGCACTATAAGGATCTAAAGCACAGTGTATGACATGCCCTTCTTCTTCTAAAAAGTCTTCCAGTGTCTCATTGAACAGTTTATCATCTTCTAATACCAGTATACGTGCCAATACTTTCTCTCTTTTTATTGTTTTATCCCATGATTATACCTCAAAATTATTTACATGATACGCCAATATCATGTTATAATCTGATATCATAGACTATATAGAGGATACATTGTTGAAACCCGATCATTCATTTTTAAAACAAAAAGAGGGCCAGATCCTGTTTCTGGGGCTTATGTTATTAGGTGGCTATTTCATCCTTGTATTACTTTGCGCTATTTTTTATTCAAATTATTTTCAAGAGCTGCTCAGTATTACGGTCACCAATATTATATTTGGTCGAATGGCCGGACTCTCCATAGGTGTCGCTTCACAAATGAATACTACCTTTCTTGTACTCTTCAACTTTTTTATTGAATCCATTATGGTACTCATTCTCTACCCGCTTTTTGTATTCAGCTGGAACAAACTTGACTTTG is a window of Sulfurovum sp. TSL6 DNA encoding:
- a CDS encoding response regulator transcription factor, which produces MARILVLEDDKLFNETLEDFLEEEGHVIHCALDPYSALDLTYEHVFDLYLFDVNLPYENGFELLEKLRQSGDDTPCIFITSREDKASLKEGFEKGGDDYIHKPVDLDELFLRMQAVLRRQVRSEIVQIDTYQFDILTKTLYQNDKALELSMKGSELLLTLLEGQGRVVPLDQIKERLWSSSEEASDGALRVYIAQLKKYFPTQIQNVRGVGYQMSIK